A window of the Lactuca sativa cultivar Salinas chromosome 7, Lsat_Salinas_v11, whole genome shotgun sequence genome harbors these coding sequences:
- the LOC111881689 gene encoding pentatricopeptide repeat-containing protein At4g30700: MIFRTIAKRDRNFFLKLIGNAATQSHLRQTHAQIILNGLQSDLATVTKLIQKLSDLGAISDATLIGSTFPNPDIFLYNVIIREFSCNNCHSNSLSIYRQLRQNTALKPDSFTYAFVISAASKLLCSKLGSSLHGHAIVGGAGSDLFVASTIVNMYLNFGKVGYAYKVFDGIPEPDTVLCNTMISGSVDNGCLDESLSIFKDMILRRTRFDSTTFSSVLKAAAELQELKLGMAIESLSIKLGFHSHLHVLTGLISLYGKCRDISTAKHLFQQIKHPDIIAYNAMISAFSYNQEMEYAINLFKELSSSQHKVNSSTLVGLIPVSHPFPHSTLTTTIHSFCIKHNFLSQTSVSTALITVYTRLNEINSARKLFDESKHKSLAEWNAMISGYAQNGVTDKAISLFKEMQNLKIPPNPTTITTTLSACAQIGALTLGKWVHDLANKYNFISNIYVSTALIDMYAKCGSIKEARQVFDKMQDKNTVTWNAMISGYGLHGHAHEALNIFNKMLNSKIPITRVTFVNILYSCSHGGLVKEGENIFQTMGSGSTHGFDPLPEHYACMVDLYGRAGDLQKAYDFIKKMPIEPGPAVWGALLSGCKTHKNMDLAKLASDKLFELDPENVGYHVLLSNIYTADKNFDEAASIRKMVKNRNLGKTPGCTLIEIDKIPHVFTSGQQFHEQIDGIYRMLEKLMGKMKEVGFCTDTVTALHDVEEEEKELMVNVHSEKLAIAFGVMNLEMGEEIRIIKNLRVCLDCHNFTKFVSKITERVIVVRDANRFHHFKDGECSCGDYW, translated from the coding sequence ATGATTTTCAGAACCATAGCAAAACGTGATCGGAACTTCTTTCTAAAGCTGATCGGAAACGCCGCCACGCAATCCCATCTCCGGCAAACCCATGCCCAAATCATCCTCAACGGCCTACAGTCCGACTTAGCCACCGTCACAAAGCTCATTCAAAAACTCTCCGATCTCGGCGCCATCTCCGATGCAACCCTAATCGGTTCGACATTTCCAAACCCCGATATTTTTCTCTACAATGTTATAATCAGAGAATTCTCTTGTAACAACTGCCATTCAAACTCACTGTCCATCTACCGTCAACTCCGCCAAAACACTGCTCTTAAACCGGATAGTTTTACTTACGCGTTTGTTATCTCCGCCGCATCAAAACTTTTATGTAGTAAATTAGGATCATCCCTGCATGGGCATGCGATTGTTGGTGGAGCTGGATCTGATTTATTTGTTGCGTCCACCATTGTCAACatgtacctgaatttcgggaagGTGGGGTATGCCTACAAGGTGTTCGATGGAATTCCTGAACCAGATACTGTGTTGTGTAACACTATGATATCAGGCTCAGTCGACAATGGCTGTCTTGATGAGTCATTATCCATCTTTAAAGACATGATTCTCAGAAGAACTCGGTTTGATTCCACCACTTTCTCATCTGTTCTTAAAGCTGCTGCTGAACTTCAGGAGCTAAAACTGGGAATGGCGATTGAATCTTTATCAATTAAACTTGGATTCCATTCCCATCTTCATGTTCTTACAGGTTTAATCTCCTTGTATGGAAAATGTCGAGATATCTCAACAGCAAAGCATTTGTTTCAACAGATCAAACACCCAGACATAATCGCTTACAATGCTATGATTTCTGCATTCAGTTATAATCAAGAAATGGAATACGCCATTAATCTCTTCAAAGAATTATCATCTTCACAACACAAAGTCAATTCAAGCACCCTGGTAGGTTTAATTCCTGTCTCTCATCCCTTTCCTCATTCAACACTTACAACCACAATCCATAGTTTTTGCATCAAACACAATTTCCTTTCCCAAACTTCAGTTTCAACAGCACTAATCACTGTTTACACTCGCCTCAACGAGATCAATTCTGCAAGAAAACTATTCGATGAATCCAAACATAAATCATTAGCAGAATGGAACGCTATGATCTCTGGTTATGCCCAAAATGGAGTAACAGATAAAGCGATTTCCCTCTTCAAAGAAATGCAAAACCTCAAAATCCCCCCAAATCCCACAACAATCACCACCACTCTTTCAGCATGCGCTCAAATTGGTGCCCTAACTTTAGGCAAATGGGTTCATGATTTAGCAAACAAATACAACTTCATCTCCAATATTTACGTCTCAACTGCTTTAATCGACATGTATGCCAAATGTGGTAGCATAAAAGAAGCACGCCAAGTGTTCGATAAAATGCAAGACAAAAACACAGTCACATGGAATGCCATGATATCAGGCTATGGCCTACATGGACATGCCCATGAAGCCCTAAATATTTTTAACAAAATGTTGAATTCAAAAATACCCATAACACGTGTCACATTTGTTAACATTCTATATTCTTGTAGTCATGGTGGATTAGTAAAAGAAGGAGAAAACATTTTCCAAACCATGGGTTCAGGTTCGACCCATGGGTTTGATCCGTTACCCGAGCATTACGCGTGCATGGTTGACTTATATGGTAGAGCCGGAGACTTACAAAAggcttatgattttataaaaaaaatgccaATTGAACCGGGTCCCGCAGTATGGGGTGCACTTCTTAGTGGTTGTAAGACTCATAAGAACATGGATTTAGCAAAATTAGCATCTGATAAATTATTCGAATTAGACCCTGAAAATGTAGGATACCATGTGTTGCTTTCCAATATATACACTGCTGACAAGAATTTTGATGAAGCTGCTTCGATTAGAAAAATGGTGAAGAATCGGAATCTTGGAAAGACACCCGGGTGTACTTTAATTGAAATTGATAAAATCCCACATGTGTTTACATCTGGACAACAATTTCATGAACAAATTGATGGAATTTATAGGATGTTGGAGAAGTTGATGGGGAAGATGAAGGAGGTTGGGTTTTGTACGGATACTGTGACTGCATTGCATGATGTTGAAGAGGAAGAGAAGGAGTTGATGGTGAATGTTCATAGTGAGAAGTTAGCGATTGCTTTTGGAGTTATGAATTTGGAAATGGGAGAGGAAATTAGGATTATTAAAAACCTTAGAGTTTGTTTAGATTGTCATAATTTTACtaagtttgtgtcgaagattacTGAAAGAGTTATTGTTGTTAGGGATGCGAATCGGTTTCATCATTTTAAAGATGGTGAGTGTTCTTGTGGAGATTATTGGTGA